One segment of Brassica napus cultivar Da-Ae chromosome C3, Da-Ae, whole genome shotgun sequence DNA contains the following:
- the LOC106388509 gene encoding uncharacterized protein LOC106388509: MHAKTDSEATSIDAALSWPPRSPPRSATRPLYYVQSPSNHDVEKMSFGSGCSPMGSPSHPHYYHCSPIHHSRESSTSRFSDRALLSYQSIREGSGRRRYINSAIDEETDDGDDDPFRNVRLYGCLLLSLFLLFSIFSLILWGASKSYPPKVVVKGMLVRNFNVQAGNDLSGVPTDMLSLNSTVRIFYRNPSTFFAVHVTALPLLLRYSNLLLSSGEMEKFTVGRKSGRNIATVVHGHQIPLYGSVSPHLDKLSLPLNLTLVLRSRAYILGRLVTSNFHTRIICSFTLNANRLTKPMSLIHSCTHHH, from the exons ATGCATGCAAAGACGGACTCCGAGGCCACTAGCATTGACGCGGCTTTGTCATGGCCGCCGCGCTCTCCGCCCCGTTCGGCGACTAGACCTCTTTACTATGTACAGAGTCCCTCCAACCACGACGTGGAGAAGATGTCATTTGGGTCCGGTTGCAGCCCGATGGGTTCTCCCTCACACCCACATTACTACCACTGCTCACCCATCCATCACTCCCGTGAATCCTCCACCTCTCGCTTCTCTGACCGAGCACTCCTCTCCTACCAGTCAATCCGCGAAGGAAGCGGACGCCGTCGTTACATCAACAGCGCCATCGACGAAGAAACTGACGACGGAGATGACGACCCCTTTCGAAATGTGCGTCTCTACGGCTGCTTGCTCCTCTCCTTGTTCCTCTTGTTCTCAATCTTCTCTCTCATACTGTGGGGTGCTAGCAAATCCTACCCTCCTAAAGTTGTGGTAAAG GGGATGCTGGTGAGGAACTTTAACGTGCAGGCTGGTAACGATCTTAGCGGTGTGCCCACTGACATGCTGTCTCTTAATTCGACTGTCAGGATCTTCTACCGGAACCCCTCCACCTTCTTCGCCGTCCATGTCACTGCTCTCCCTCTCCTCCTCCGCTACTCCAACCTCCTCCTTTCCTCCGGTGAGATGGAGAAGTTCACGGTGGGTAGGAAAAGCGGAAGGAATATAGCCACGGTGGTGCATGGCCATCAGATTCCCCTATACGGCAGTGTCTCTCCCCATCTCGACAAACTGTCCCTGCCCCTCAATCTCACTCTCGTCCTCCGTTCCAGGGCTTACATTTTAGGCAGACTCGTCACCTCCAATTTCCATACAAGGATCATTTGCTCTTTCACTCTTAATGCCAACCGCCTTACCAAACCCATGTCTCTTATCCACTCATGTACTCATCACCACTGA
- the LOC106388510 gene encoding metallothionein-like protein 4B yields the protein MADIGKGTSVAGCNDRCGCPSPCPGGESCRCRMSAASGGDQEHNMCPCGEHCGCNPCTCSKTQTSAKGGKAFCTCGEGCTCASCAA from the exons ATGGCAGACATAGGCAAAGGAACCTCAGTCGCTGGCTGCAACGATCGCTGTGGCTGCCCATCTCCCTGTCCAGGTGGAGAATCCTGCAG GTGCAGGATGAGCGCAGCATCTGGTGGGGATCAAGAACACAACATGTGCCCGTGTGGGGAGCACTGCGGCTGCAACCCTTGCACATGCTCCAAGACCCAGACGTCCGCTAAGGGCGGCAAGGCCTTTTGCACCTGTGGGGAGGGTTGCACCTGCGCCTCTTGTGCCGCTTAG
- the LOC125584403 gene encoding amino acid transporter AVT3B → MGPAREDTPLLGKERPLSSQFKTFANVFIAIVGAGVLGLPYAFKRTGWLMGVLTLFSVAALITHCMMLLVHIRRKLGAANIGSFGDLGFAVCGPLGRFLVDILIILSQAGFCVGYLIFIGTTLANLFNPTTTLTLRHVSPKSLYIWGCFPFQLGLNSVKTLTHLAPLSIFADVVDLGAMAVVIVEDVKIAVEQRPDVVAFGGMSVFFYGMGVAVYAFEGVGMVLPLESEMKDKEKFGKVLALSMGIIALIFGAFGVLGYMAFGDETMDIITANLGPGLVSSLVKLGLCINLFFTFPLMMNPVFEIVERRFWSGMYCVWLRWLLVLAVTLVALLVPNFADFLSLVGSSVCCALGFVLPALFHLMVFKDEIGWKQQTFNSGIVLLGLVLAVSGTWSSLSEIFNWN, encoded by the coding sequence ATGGGACCGGCGAGAGAGGACACACCCCTTCTCGGGAAGGAAAGACCCTTGTCCAGCCAGTTCAAGACTTTCGCCAATGTCTTTATTGCTATCGTCGGGGCTGGGGTTCTGGGTCTTCCTTACGCCTTCAAGCGTACCGGATGGCTCATGGGTGTGCTCACGCTCTTCTCCGTAGCGGCTTTGATCACCCACTGCATGATGCTTCTCGTTCACATCCGCCGCAAGCTCGGTGCCGCCAACATCGGCTCTTTCGGAGACCTTGGTTTTGCAGTCTGCGGCCCACTCGGGAGGTTCCTCGTTGACATTCTTATCATCTTGTCCCAGGCTGGCTTCTGTGTCGGATATCTCATCTTTATCGGTACTACTTTAGCTAATCTCTTCAACCCAACCACCACTCTGACCCTGAGACACGTGTCCCCTAAGAGTCTCTACATATGGGGATGTTTTCCTTTTCAGCTGGGCTTGAACTCCGTCAAGACGCTCACTCACTTGGCACCTCTAAGCATATTCGCCGACGTGGTTGATCTTGGCGCAATGGCGGTGGTGATTGTGGAGGATGTCAAGATTGCAGTGGAGCAAAGGCCTGACGTGGTTGCCTTTGGTGGTATGTCAGTTTTCTTCTATGGGATGGGAGTGGCTGTCTACGCCTTCGAAGGTGTGGGGATGGTTTTACCCCTCGAATCGGAGATGAAGGACAAGGAAAAGTTTGGCAAAGTGTTGGCGCTCAGCATGGGAATCATCGCGTTGATTTTCGGAGCTTTCGGTGTGTTAGGTTACATGGCCTTTGGGGATGAAACAATGGACATAATCACAGCCAACTTGGGGCCAGGACTGGTGAGCAGCCTGGTGAAGCTGGGACTCTGCATCAACCTCTTCTTCACCTTCCCCTTGATGATGAACCCTGTGTTTGAGATCGTTGAGAGACGTTTTTGGAGTGGTATGTACTGCGTGTGGCTCAGATGGCTACTCGTCTTAGCAGTGACCCTGGTGGCTCTCTTGGTGCCAAACTTTGCAGATTTTTTGTCATTGGTGGGCAGCAGCGTCTGCTGTGCGTTGGGCTTCGTGTTGCCTGCTTTGTTTCATCTGATGGTCTTCAAAGACGAAATAGGGTGGAAGCAACAGACTTTCAACTCTGGGATCGTGCTACTGGGCCTCGTTCTAGCTGTCTCAGGTACTTGGAGCTCCCTGAGCGAGATATTCAACTGGAACTAG
- the LOC125584404 gene encoding leucine-rich repeat receptor protein kinase HPCA1-like translates to MSSRIGAFMLLIFLFFQILSVSALTNGFDGPALQALKAEWTKPPSSWEGADPCGTSWVGITCSNNRVVSISLGNLNVEGKLSGDIAALSELQILDLSYNTGLTGPLPPNIGELKKLKNLILVGCSFTGQIPESIGQLEQLIYLSLNLNQFSGTIPASIGRLSKLYWFDIADNQIEGTLPVSNGTSSPGLDMLLETKHFHFGKNKLSGYIPENLFSSNMTLIHVLFDGNQFTGKIPDTLSLVQTLTVLRLDRNKLTGNIPTSLNNLTSLQELYLANNEFTGTLPNLTSLTSLYTLDVSNNTFEPSPIPSWISSLDSLATLRLEGIKLNGSIPNSFFSPAQLQTVILKRNQIDSTLDFGTSFSNQLEFVDLQYNNIDVYKQPSSNTFIQVILADNPVCQEEGNKPNYCSAIPPNTSYSTIPPTCTPCDQGREASPSCRCAHPIIGTLYFRSPSFSGLFNSTNFEILQKSIANFSKKSSYPVDSVAVRNIRENATDHQLLIDLLVFPFGRESFNESGMSLVNFAFSNQIYKPPPRFGPYVFRANPYNQFSDRGGPSSSNMGIIIGAAVGAVVLLLLLTLAGVYALRQRKRADKATDQNNPFAKWSTSKSSIDAPQLMGAKSFTFEELKKCTENFSEANDVGGGGYGKVYRGILPSGQLIAIKRAQQGSLQGGLEFKTEIELLSRVHHKNVVRLLGFCFDRREQMLVYEYIPNGSLRDSLSGKSGIRLDWTRRLKIALGSGKGLAYLHELADPPIIHRDIKSNNILLDENLTAKVADFGLSKIVGDPEKTHVTTQVKGTMGYLDPEYYMTNQLTEKSDVYGFGVVMLELLTGKSPIERGKYVVREVKTKMNKTRSLYDLQELMDTTIIASSSNLKGFEKYVDLALRCVEEEGVNRPSMGEVVKEIENIMQLAGLNPNVDSASSSRTYEEAIKGSGDPYGKDSFEYSGNFPASKLEPQ, encoded by the exons GGATTTGTCATACAACACTGGATTGACTGGACCACTTCCACCAAATATTGGTGAACTTAAGAAGTTGAAAAACTT GATCCTTGTGGGATGCAGTTTCACTGGTCAAATCCCTGAGTCCATTGGACAATTAGAACAACTTATATATCT CTCCCTAAATTTAAATCAATTCAGTGGTACAATTCCAGCTTCCATTGGACGGTTATCGAAACTATATTGGTTTGATATAGCTGACAATCAGATTGAAGGAACGCTTCCAGTTTCTAATGGGACTTCTTCACCTGGACTTGATATGCTTCTTGAAACTAagcattt CCATTTTGGAAAAAACAAGCTTTCAGGCTATATCCCAGAAAACCTTTTCAGTTCAAACATGACTTTGATACATGT GCTATTCGATGGAAACCAATTCACGGGAAAAATCCCGGACACACTCAGCCTGGTTCAAACGTTGACAGTGTT ACGCCTTGATAGGAATAAACTAACTGGCAATATTCCTACAAGTCTTAATAATCTCACAAGTCTCCAAGAACT GTACTTGGCGAACAACGAATTTACTGGCACTCTTCCAAATCTAACCAGCTTGACCAGTCTCTACACACt agATGTGAGCAATAACACTTTCGAACCCTCACCTATTCCATCATGGATCTCTTCATTAGACTCTCTGGCAACATT AAGGTTGGAAGGAATCAAACTCAATGGTTCGATACCAAACTCATTTTTCAGCCCTGCTCAGTTGCAGACTGT TATCCTAAAGAGAAATCAGATAGATTCAACGTTAGACTTCGGTACCAGCTTTAGCAACCAGTTGGAGTTTGTTGATTTACAATACAACAACATAGATGTCTATAAACAACCATCCTCTAACACATTCATCCAAGTAAT ATTGGCAGATAATCCAGTGTGCCAGGAAGAGGGTAACAAGCCAAATTACTGCTCAGCAATCCCACCCAATACCTCATATTCTACAATCCCACCAACATGCACTCCGTGTGATCAGGGCAGGGAAGCAAGTCCCTCGTGCCGCTGCGCGCATCCAATCATAGGAACACTCTACTTCAGATCTCCTTCCTTCTCAGGGTTGTTCAACTCCACCAACTTCGAAATTCTCCAGAAGTCTATAGCAAATTTCTCTAAGAAGTCGAGTTATCCAGTGGACTCCGTAGCCGTCAGAAACATAAGAGAGAACGCTACCGATCATCAGCTTCTAATAGATCTCCTAGTCTTCCCGTTTGGCAGAGAGAGTTTTAATGAGAGTGGAATGTCACTTGTTAATTTTGCCTTTAGCAATCAGATTTATAAACCTCCTCCTAGATTTGGTCCTTACGTATTCAGAGCCAATCCTTACAATCAATTCTCTG ATAGAGGAGGTCCCAGCTCATCAAACATGGGCATTATAATCGGAGCAGCAGTTGGCGCTGTGGTTCTTCTGTTGTTGTTAACTTTAGCTGGGGTTTACGCTCTCAGGCAAAGGAAGAGAGCAGACAAAGCAACTGATCAAAACAATCCTTTTG CCAAGTGGAGTACGAGCAAGAGCAGTATTGATGCTCCGCAGCTAATGGGAGCAAAATCTTTTACTTTTGAAGAGTTGAAGAAATGTACAGAAAACTTTTCAGAGGCAAATGATGTTGGGGGTGGAGGTTATGGCAAG GTTTACAGAGGGATTCTTCCCTCTGGACAACTCATAGCCATCAAAAGGGCTCAACAAGGATCTTTGCAAGGAGGCTTGGAGTTCAAAACTGAGATTGAACTTCTTTCTAGAGTCCATCATAAGAATGTTGTCAGACTTTTGGGCTTCTGTTTCGATAGAAGGGAACAAATGCTGGTGTACGAGTACATTCCAAATGGATCTCTTAGAGACAGTCTATcag GTAAGAGTGGGATTAGACTTGATTGGACAAGAAGGCTTAAAATAGCACTTGGTTCAGGGAAGGGTCTAGCTTATCTTCATGAGCTTGCTGATCCTCCAATTATACACAGAGACATCAAATCAAACAATATATTACTTGATGAAAATCTTACTGCTAAGGTTGCTGATTTCGGCCTCTCCAAAATTGTGGGAGACCCTGAGAAAACACATGTGACAACACAGGTGAAAGGAACTATG GGATACTTGGATCCTGAGTATTACATGACAAATCAGTTGACTGAGAAGAGTGACGTGTATGGGTTTGGTGTGGTGATGCTTGAGCTGTTAACCGGTAAAAGTCCAATAGAGAGAGGTAAATACGTGGTGAGAGAGGTGAAGACGAAGATGAACAAGACCAGAAGTTTGTATGACCTCCAAGAACTGATGGACACTACAATCATCGCAAGCAGCAGCAACCTTAAAGGGTTTGAGAAGTATGTAGATTTGGCTCTGAGATGCGTGGAGGAGGAAGGAGTGAATAGACCATCCATGGGTGAGGTTGTCAAAGAGATTGAGAACATAATGCAGCTTGCGGGTTTAAACCCGAACGTTGATTCAGCATCTTCTTCGAGAACGTACGAGGAAGCTATCAAAGGATCCGGTGATCCTTATGGAAAGGACTCGTTTGAGTACAGTGGGAATTTCCCAGCTTCAAAGCTCGAACCCCAATGA